A genome region from Yoonia vestfoldensis includes the following:
- the phnE gene encoding phosphonate ABC transporter, permease protein PhnE: protein MTMLSTNGDLRAQTADLFARKKRVALAVPAVIFAYFVYVFIAFDVAGLADRARMDNARTLVADAYSYKTHVVRDNRDAELSFAIEGSRAGTYPAGEYPDWVSVDGTNMVVDLGGGNLVRYLDDTRVTFESPDFDTITLQLVDGVVVTNLPDPAPDWVNASDTRVSITTDAGRLTYTRSKAEVFRYSTGWELFFFTLTSPYHGAGLGDILFGDQIDPARSNIAGAWQDFWNNTLWRHTDVIWALGETVLMAFLGTFGAAIIALPLAFLAAKNFAPVVALRFAVRRVFDFVRGVDGLIWTIILSRAFGPGPLTGALAILVTDTGSFGKSFSEALENVDEKQIEGVQSTGAKPVQRYRFGVIPQVTPILLSQILYYFESNTRSATIIGAITGGGIGLFLTQAMQTQNDWEKVTYYIILIVIMVMVMDTVSGWLRRKLIKGDEGGH from the coding sequence ATGACGATGCTATCCACCAATGGCGATCTGCGCGCGCAGACCGCCGATCTGTTCGCCCGCAAGAAACGTGTGGCCCTTGCCGTGCCGGCCGTGATCTTTGCCTATTTCGTCTATGTCTTCATCGCCTTCGACGTGGCGGGTCTGGCCGATCGCGCGCGGATGGACAATGCCCGCACGCTGGTGGCCGATGCCTATAGCTACAAGACCCATGTCGTGCGCGACAACCGCGATGCGGAATTGTCCTTTGCCATCGAAGGATCGCGGGCTGGCACCTATCCGGCAGGGGAATATCCCGATTGGGTCAGCGTCGATGGCACCAATATGGTGGTGGACCTCGGCGGCGGGAACCTTGTGCGCTATCTTGATGATACGCGGGTCACCTTTGAAAGCCCCGATTTCGACACGATCACCTTGCAGCTGGTGGATGGCGTGGTGGTGACAAACCTGCCCGATCCGGCCCCTGACTGGGTCAATGCCTCTGACACCCGCGTGTCGATCACCACCGATGCGGGGCGGCTGACCTATACAAGATCCAAGGCCGAGGTGTTCCGCTATTCCACCGGATGGGAGCTGTTCTTTTTCACGCTGACCAGCCCGTATCACGGCGCAGGGCTGGGTGATATCCTGTTCGGCGATCAGATCGACCCCGCGCGCAGCAATATCGCGGGCGCATGGCAGGATTTCTGGAATAACACGCTCTGGCGGCACACGGATGTGATCTGGGCTTTGGGCGAAACCGTGCTGATGGCTTTCCTTGGCACCTTTGGCGCGGCGATCATCGCTTTGCCGCTGGCCTTTCTGGCGGCCAAGAACTTTGCGCCGGTCGTGGCGCTGCGCTTTGCGGTGCGCCGGGTGTTCGATTTCGTGCGCGGGGTGGACGGGCTGATCTGGACCATCATCCTCAGCCGCGCCTTTGGGCCCGGCCCTTTGACCGGGGCGCTGGCGATCCTTGTCACGGATACCGGCAGTTTCGGCAAAAGCTTTTCCGAAGCCTTGGAAAACGTCGATGAAAAGCAGATCGAAGGCGTGCAATCCACCGGCGCAAAACCTGTGCAACGCTATCGTTTCGGGGTGATCCCGCAGGTGACGCCGATCCTGTTATCGCAGATCCTTTACTATTTTGAATCCAACACCCGCAGCGCCACGATCATCGGCGCGATCACCGGCGGCGGGATCGGGTTGTTCTTGACACAGGCGATGCAGACCCAGAACGATTGGGAAAAGGTGACCTATTACATCATCCTGATCGTGATCATGGTGATGGTGATGGATACCGTTTCAGGCTGGCTGCGGCGCAAGCTGATCAAAGGCGATGAAGGCGGACATTGA
- a CDS encoding alpha-D-ribose 1-methylphosphonate 5-phosphate C-P-lyase PhnJ, with protein sequence MKEYNFAYLDEQTKRMIRRAILKGLAIPGYQVPFASREMPMPYGWGTGGVQVSAAVLTPDDTLKVIDQGADDTTNAVSIRRFFQRTAGVAVTEKTGEASVIQTRHRIPEQALREGQIIVYQVPIPEPLRFLEPSEVETRKMHALEDYGLMHVKLYEDISQHGAIATAYAYPVKVEGRYVMDPSPIPKFDNPKLDMAAIQLFGAGREQRIYALPPHTKVVSLDFDDYPFLPSKADHACALCGSTTSYLDELITDDAGGRMFICSDTDYCATRVENAG encoded by the coding sequence ATGAAAGAGTATAATTTCGCCTATCTGGATGAACAGACCAAGCGGATGATCCGCCGTGCGATCCTGAAAGGTCTGGCCATCCCCGGCTATCAGGTGCCTTTCGCCAGCCGCGAAATGCCGATGCCTTATGGCTGGGGCACCGGCGGTGTGCAGGTGTCAGCCGCCGTGTTGACGCCGGATGATACGCTCAAGGTGATCGACCAGGGTGCCGATGACACCACCAATGCCGTGTCGATCCGCCGGTTTTTCCAGCGCACCGCCGGTGTCGCCGTGACCGAAAAAACGGGTGAAGCCAGCGTGATCCAGACCCGCCACCGGATTCCCGAACAGGCTTTGCGCGAGGGGCAGATCATCGTCTATCAGGTGCCGATCCCCGAACCTTTGCGCTTTCTGGAACCTTCCGAGGTGGAAACCCGCAAGATGCATGCTTTGGAAGATTACGGGCTGATGCATGTAAAGCTTTACGAGGATATCAGCCAGCACGGGGCCATCGCCACCGCCTATGCCTATCCGGTCAAGGTCGAGGGGCGCTATGTCATGGACCCGTCCCCGATCCCGAAATTCGACAATCCCAAATTGGACATGGCCGCGATCCAGCTGTTCGGCGCGGGCCGCGAACAGCGCATCTATGCGCTGCCACCCCATACGAAAGTCGTCAGTCTGGATTTCGACGATTACCCGTTCCTGCCCAGCAAGGCCGATCATGCCTGCGCGCTGTGCGGATCGACCACCAGCTATCTGGATGAATTGATCACCGATGATGCGGGCGGGCGGATGTTCATCTGTTCGGACACCGATTATTGCGCAACCCGTGTGGAGAATGCCGGATGA
- the phnK gene encoding phosphonate C-P lyase system protein PhnK, translating into MTPLLQVENLAKYYGARIGCADVSFDLYPGEVMGIVGESGSGKSTLLNCLAGHLKPDHGAVRFATRSDGLRDTVTMSEPERRMLGRTDWAFVHQHARDGLRMNVSAGGNVGERLMAVNARHYGDIRAQAIDWLGRVEITEDRIDDRPTAFSGGMQQRLQIARNLVTGPRLVFMDEPTGGLDVSVQARLLDLLRGLVRDMGLSAIIVTHDLAVVRLLADRLMVMKDGHVVETGLTDQVLDDPQHGYTQLLVSSVLQV; encoded by the coding sequence ATGACCCCCCTGTTGCAGGTTGAAAACCTGGCCAAATATTACGGCGCGCGCATCGGCTGCGCGGATGTCAGCTTTGACCTTTACCCCGGCGAGGTCATGGGCATCGTCGGCGAAAGCGGGTCAGGCAAATCCACCTTGCTGAATTGTCTGGCAGGGCATCTGAAACCCGATCATGGGGCGGTGCGTTTTGCCACCCGCAGCGACGGGTTGCGCGATACCGTCACCATGTCCGAACCGGAACGCCGGATGCTGGGGCGCACCGATTGGGCCTTTGTCCATCAACACGCGCGCGACGGTTTGCGCATGAATGTCAGCGCGGGCGGCAATGTCGGCGAACGCCTGATGGCCGTGAATGCGCGGCATTACGGCGATATTCGCGCACAGGCTATCGATTGGCTGGGCCGGGTCGAGATTACCGAGGACCGGATCGACGACCGCCCCACGGCCTTTTCCGGCGGCATGCAGCAACGCCTTCAGATCGCGCGCAATCTGGTCACGGGGCCGCGTCTGGTGTTCATGGATGAACCGACAGGGGGGCTTGATGTGTCCGTGCAGGCGCGGTTGCTGGACCTGTTGCGCGGGTTGGTGCGCGATATGGGGTTAAGTGCCATCATCGTCACCCATGATCTGGCCGTCGTACGGTTGTTGGCCGACCGGCTGATGGTGATGAAGGATGGCCATGTCGTGGAAACCGGCCTGACCGATCAGGTGCTGGATGATCCGCAGCATGGCTATACCCAGCTTCTTGTGTCTTCTGTCTTGCAGGTGTGA
- the phnN gene encoding phosphonate metabolism protein/1,5-bisphosphokinase (PRPP-forming) PhnN, with protein sequence MTGRFIAIVGASGVGKDSVMAALGARDARLSLVRRVITRPSTAGGEDFDGVDDAAFDAMAAQGGFALHWGAHGLRYGIPATVRADLAAGRDMLANLSRGALPAAKAQFDPFVTIHLTARRDVLAQRLAARGRETTQDIARRLARADYALPVGITAQTIDNSGDLDSCVKAVLRLLYPVKA encoded by the coding sequence ATGACAGGCCGGTTCATCGCCATTGTCGGGGCGTCCGGTGTCGGCAAGGATTCGGTGATGGCAGCGCTTGGGGCGCGTGACGCGCGGCTGTCTTTGGTGCGCCGGGTGATCACCCGCCCCAGCACGGCGGGGGGCGAGGATTTTGACGGCGTGGATGATGCGGCCTTTGATGCGATGGCGGCCCAAGGCGGCTTTGCGCTGCATTGGGGCGCGCATGGCTTGCGCTATGGCATCCCCGCGACGGTCCGCGCCGATCTGGCGGCAGGGCGGGATATGCTGGCGAACCTGTCGCGCGGGGCCTTGCCGGCGGCCAAGGCGCAATTCGATCCTTTCGTGACCATCCATCTGACCGCGCGCCGCGATGTGCTGGCGCAGCGCCTTGCCGCGCGCGGGCGCGAAACCACACAGGATATCGCGCGCCGGTTGGCGCGTGCCGATTATGCGCTGCCTGTGGGGATCACGGCCCAGACCATCGACAATAGCGGTGATCTGGACAGCTGCGTCAAGGCGGTCTTGCGCCTGCTTTACCCGGTCAAGGCATAG
- the phnL gene encoding phosphonate C-P lyase system protein PhnL, protein MINVENVSKSFTLHNQGSTEIPVMAGASLQVAAGECVALVGASGAGKSTLMRMIYGNYLTAAGRIMVGEVDVASAVPRDIIALRRRTLGYVSQFLRVVPRVPTIDVVAEPLLLTGTAPDEARAQAAALLARLNIPERLWALSPTTFSGGEQQRVNIARGFAFPYPALLLDEPTASLDPVNRATVLAMVQEAKARGAAIIGIFHDHAAREALCDRQVDVTRFTPGLAA, encoded by the coding sequence ATGATCAATGTCGAAAACGTGTCGAAAAGTTTTACCCTGCACAATCAGGGCAGCACCGAGATCCCCGTGATGGCGGGGGCCAGCCTGCAGGTGGCTGCGGGCGAATGTGTCGCCTTGGTCGGGGCCTCGGGGGCGGGGAAATCCACGCTGATGCGGATGATCTATGGCAATTACCTGACCGCCGCGGGGCGGATCATGGTGGGCGAGGTCGATGTGGCAAGCGCTGTGCCGCGTGACATCATCGCGCTGCGCCGCCGGACATTGGGCTATGTCAGCCAGTTCCTGCGGGTGGTCCCGCGCGTGCCGACGATTGATGTGGTGGCTGAACCCTTGCTGCTGACGGGCACCGCGCCTGACGAGGCGCGCGCGCAGGCCGCAGCCCTGCTGGCACGGCTGAACATCCCCGAACGGCTCTGGGCGCTTAGCCCCACGACCTTTTCGGGGGGCGAACAGCAGCGGGTGAATATCGCGCGCGGCTTTGCGTTCCCCTATCCCGCTTTGTTGCTGGATGAACCGACCGCCAGCCTTGACCCTGTCAACCGCGCCACCGTGCTGGCCATGGTGCAAGAGGCCAAGGCGCGCGGGGCCGCGATCATCGGGATTTTCCATGACCATGCCGCGCGCGAGGCTTTATGCGACCGGCAGGTGGATGTGACCCGCTTTACCCCCGGCCTTGCGGCATGA
- the phnH gene encoding phosphonate C-P lyase system protein PhnH translates to MQSQVLDGGFATAPLDAAHAFRAIMTAMAQPGMIMSVTGAVPPAPTSVAAGVALLTLCDPETPLFLGGGHDTQALRDWITFHCGAACVAADKAQFAYGTWDALPLDAFALGTSEYPDRSATLIIELPELTNSGAVLRGPGIKDQAHLSLPDIAPFQRNAALFPRGLDFIFTCGDRLAALPRSTRIG, encoded by the coding sequence ATGCAGAGCCAAGTGCTTGACGGTGGCTTCGCCACAGCGCCGCTGGATGCGGCCCATGCCTTTCGCGCGATCATGACCGCGATGGCGCAGCCTGGCATGATCATGTCGGTGACGGGTGCTGTGCCGCCTGCGCCAACCTCCGTCGCGGCCGGTGTCGCCTTGCTGACGCTGTGTGACCCTGAAACGCCGCTTTTTCTGGGGGGCGGGCATGACACGCAAGCTTTGCGCGACTGGATCACCTTTCACTGTGGCGCGGCATGCGTGGCGGCGGATAAGGCGCAATTCGCCTATGGCACATGGGATGCCTTGCCGCTGGATGCCTTTGCGCTGGGCACATCGGAATATCCCGACAGATCCGCCACCTTGATCATTGAACTGCCAGAACTGACCAATTCAGGTGCTGTTTTGCGCGGGCCGGGGATCAAGGATCAGGCGCATCTGTCCTTGCCCGATATCGCCCCGTTCCAGCGCAATGCGGCACTGTTTCCGCGCGGGCTGGATTTCATCTTTACCTGCGGCGACCGGCTGGCCGCCTTGCCGCGCAGCACGAGGATCGGCTGA
- a CDS encoding DUF1045 domain-containing protein gives MFERFAIFYTPTGPLADFGAAWLGWDSAAGCAVPHPQIAGIDVAKVTATPRKYGLHATMKAPFRLSADSGPATLQQAVADFAARHRAVDIGPLALGQDHGFVALRPVAAPPALQDLERAIVTELDPHRAPLTAADIARRRKAPLTLRQDRQMLDWGYPYVFEDFHLHLTLSGPLQAAQAAQILTALQPMVAPLIAAPCIIDAVTLMGQDVAGMFHQIHRYALTG, from the coding sequence ATGTTCGAAAGATTTGCGATATTCTACACGCCCACCGGCCCGCTGGCCGATTTCGGCGCGGCTTGGCTGGGCTGGGATTCCGCTGCGGGCTGCGCCGTGCCGCATCCCCAGATCGCGGGGATCGATGTGGCAAAGGTGACGGCGACACCGCGCAAATACGGGCTGCATGCCACGATGAAAGCACCGTTCCGCCTGTCCGCCGACAGCGGCCCTGCCACGCTGCAACAGGCTGTGGCGGATTTCGCGGCGCGGCATCGGGCGGTTGATATCGGGCCTCTGGCCTTGGGGCAGGATCACGGCTTTGTCGCTTTGCGCCCCGTCGCCGCCCCCCCTGCCCTGCAGGATCTGGAACGCGCCATCGTGACGGAACTTGACCCGCACCGCGCGCCCTTGACCGCGGCTGATATTGCCCGCCGCCGCAAAGCGCCGCTGACCCTGCGGCAGGACCGGCAGATGCTGGACTGGGGCTATCCCTATGTTTTCGAAGATTTCCATCTGCATCTGACGCTGAGCGGGCCATTGCAAGCGGCGCAGGCGGCCCAGATCCTGACCGCCTTGCAGCCCATGGTCGCGCCGCTGATTGCAGCGCCTTGCATCATCGATGCGGTCACGTTGATGGGGCAGGATGTGGCGGGGATGTTTCACCAGATCCACCGCTATGCCTTGACCGGGTAA
- the phnE gene encoding phosphonate ABC transporter, permease protein PhnE gives MAELSASTSLGTQSMRDNYMAMTRRRRAYGGIILAIFIVLMVTGFQTVDARSAGGFWEGLPRVFDFPIGVISEAWDRIDRMPANLATYFPALIETINIAAVSTLVGALLGLVLSLLSTRGLAKWPRLIPLFRRIMDIMRALPEIVIALVLIFILGGGPIPAMIAIAFHTAGALGKLFSEVAENADLKPVEGLASVGANWSQRMLLGVIPQVAPNYLSYTLMRFEINIRASAILGFVGAGGIGYELRNAMTFGMGRFDLAAAIFVLLFLTIVFFDQISSHYRNRLVKGYQA, from the coding sequence ATGGCAGAACTTTCCGCATCCACTTCTTTGGGCACGCAGTCGATGCGTGACAATTACATGGCGATGACGCGCCGCAGACGCGCCTATGGCGGGATTATTCTGGCGATCTTTATTGTCTTGATGGTCACGGGCTTTCAGACCGTGGATGCGCGCAGCGCTGGCGGTTTCTGGGAAGGGCTGCCGCGCGTTTTCGACTTTCCCATCGGCGTGATCTCGGAAGCCTGGGACCGGATCGACCGGATGCCTGCCAATCTGGCCACCTATTTCCCCGCGCTGATCGAGACGATCAATATCGCGGCTGTGTCGACGCTGGTCGGGGCCTTGCTGGGGCTGGTGCTGTCGCTGCTGTCGACGCGTGGCCTTGCAAAATGGCCCCGGCTGATCCCGCTGTTCCGCCGGATCATGGATATCATGCGCGCGCTGCCTGAAATCGTGATCGCGCTGGTGCTGATCTTCATTCTTGGCGGCGGGCCGATCCCCGCGATGATCGCGATTGCCTTTCACACCGCAGGCGCGCTGGGCAAGCTGTTTTCCGAAGTCGCCGAAAATGCCGATCTCAAACCGGTCGAGGGGCTGGCCTCGGTCGGGGCGAACTGGTCACAGCGGATGCTGCTGGGCGTGATCCCGCAGGTGGCGCCCAATTACCTCAGCTACACATTGATGCGGTTTGAAATCAACATCCGCGCCTCGGCCATCCTTGGCTTTGTCGGGGCGGGCGGTATCGGCTACGAGCTGCGCAATGCGATGACATTCGGCATGGGCCGGTTCGACCTGGCGGCGGCGATTTTCGTGCTGCTGTTCCTGACGATCGTGTTTTTCGACCAGATTTCCAGCCATTACCGTAACCGATTGGTCAAGGGGTATCAGGCATGA
- a CDS encoding alpha-D-ribose 1-methylphosphonate 5-triphosphate diphosphatase — protein sequence MMRLTGAQVLSDGGFGQDDLWVDGPLLAQPAAAPDRQIDLSGYLVLPGIIDLHGDAFERHLAPRPSAPFPAQIGLQSVDRDAASSGVTTAWMAQSWGWEGGARSPDFAVQFMRDLAAYKPRALTDLRIQLRCETYTVDTADQLIAALRAYGIDYVIFNDHLGEALDMIKTDPEALSVWAKRGGRDLAGFIRLLQDTKALSARVPRYLCTLAAAFDECGVKYGSHDDHDAATRDYYGMIGAKICEFPTRHAPASVAKANGDPVLMGAPNVVRGGSQSGNIAATDLIRAGLCDALVSDYHYPSLANAAFTLADSDILPLGRAWEMISTNPARIMGLEDRGVIAPGKRADLVICNAQTRMIEGTLAAGRWSHLCGDLADRISSAPARMAHAAE from the coding sequence ATGATGCGCCTGACCGGGGCGCAGGTTCTTTCCGACGGCGGCTTTGGCCAAGACGATCTCTGGGTCGACGGGCCGCTGCTGGCGCAGCCCGCCGCCGCCCCTGACCGGCAGATCGACCTGTCGGGCTATCTGGTGCTGCCCGGCATCATTGATCTGCATGGCGATGCGTTTGAACGGCATCTGGCCCCGCGCCCCTCGGCCCCATTTCCGGCCCAGATCGGCCTGCAATCGGTGGATCGTGATGCGGCATCCAGCGGTGTGACAACGGCCTGGATGGCGCAAAGCTGGGGCTGGGAAGGCGGCGCGCGCAGTCCCGATTTCGCGGTGCAATTCATGCGCGATCTGGCGGCTTACAAGCCCCGCGCGCTGACCGATCTGCGCATCCAGCTGCGCTGTGAAACCTATACCGTGGATACCGCCGACCAGCTGATCGCCGCGCTGCGCGCCTATGGAATCGATTACGTCATCTTCAACGATCATCTGGGCGAAGCTTTGGACATGATCAAGACCGACCCCGAGGCGCTGTCGGTCTGGGCCAAACGCGGCGGGCGTGATCTGGCGGGGTTCATCCGGCTGTTGCAGGACACCAAGGCGCTGTCGGCCCGGGTGCCACGCTACCTTTGCACGCTGGCGGCAGCCTTTGACGAATGCGGCGTCAAATACGGCAGCCATGATGACCATGATGCCGCAACGCGCGATTATTACGGCATGATCGGCGCGAAAATCTGCGAATTCCCGACCCGCCATGCGCCTGCCAGCGTGGCCAAGGCCAATGGCGATCCGGTGCTGATGGGCGCGCCCAATGTCGTGCGCGGCGGGTCGCAATCGGGCAATATCGCCGCGACCGACCTGATCCGCGCGGGGCTTTGTGATGCGCTGGTGTCGGATTACCATTACCCGTCACTGGCCAATGCGGCCTTTACGCTGGCCGATAGCGATATCCTGCCCCTGGGCCGCGCATGGGAGATGATCTCGACCAATCCCGCCCGCATCATGGGGCTGGAGGATCGCGGCGTGATCGCCCCCGGCAAACGCGCCGATCTGGTGATCTGCAACGCCCAGACCCGCATGATCGAAGGCACGCTGGCCGCAGGCCGCTGGTCGCATCTCTGCGGGGATCTGGCCGACCGGATCAGCAGCGCACCCGCGCGTATGGCCCATGCGGCCGAGTGA
- the phnF gene encoding phosphonate metabolism transcriptional regulator PhnF — MTRTPIWKAIATSLRDEIADGIHRPGDKLPTEAALATRFGVNRHTVRQALAGLAAEALVRPRRGAGVFVTATPTDYPIGPRVRFHQNLRAAGRSPTKQVLALDTRAPSPAECAALGIADGPVHVYEGLSLADGQVIALFRSVFAAARFPDLLTHLRADPSVTAALRACGISDYTRASTRITAKLASATQALHLQISEGAPILRTSSINIDATGTPIEAGLTWFAGDRVTLTLSDHETSQG, encoded by the coding sequence ATGACACGCACCCCGATCTGGAAAGCCATCGCCACCAGCCTGCGCGACGAGATCGCCGATGGCATCCACCGCCCCGGTGACAAACTGCCGACCGAAGCCGCCCTTGCCACGCGTTTCGGCGTGAACCGCCACACGGTGCGCCAAGCGCTGGCGGGGCTGGCTGCCGAAGCCTTGGTGCGCCCAAGGCGCGGTGCCGGTGTCTTTGTCACAGCCACCCCCACCGATTACCCGATCGGGCCGCGTGTGCGATTCCACCAGAACCTGCGCGCCGCAGGGCGCAGCCCCACCAAACAGGTGCTGGCGCTGGATACCCGCGCGCCCAGCCCTGCCGAATGCGCGGCCCTTGGCATCGCGGATGGGCCTGTGCATGTCTATGAAGGCCTGTCGCTGGCCGATGGTCAGGTGATCGCGCTGTTCCGCTCGGTCTTTGCGGCGGCGCGGTTTCCCGACCTTCTGACCCATCTGCGCGCTGATCCCTCTGTCACCGCCGCCCTGCGCGCCTGTGGCATCAGCGATTACACCCGCGCCAGCACGCGGATCACCGCCAAACTGGCCAGCGCGACCCAGGCGCTGCATCTGCAAATCAGCGAAGGCGCGCCGATCCTGCGCACCAGCAGCATCAATATCGACGCCACGGGCACCCCAATCGAGGCCGGGCTGACATGGTTCGCAGGCGACCGGGTCACGCTGACCTTATCGGATCATGAAACGTCACAAGGGTGA
- a CDS encoding chloramphenicol acetyltransferase — translation MARLTADAPFIHADCSINDASFGAYVEIGQGSRIAHSSIGDYSYCDRFADIANTTLGKFANIAAFVRIGATDHPMDKASLHHFHYRSASYFDDAADDADWFAHRRSRRTMIGHDTWIGHGAQIRPEVTIGHGAVVASGAIVTKDVAPYMIVAGIPATPLRARFSDAIADRMMALAWWDWPHDRLRAALDDFRQLRAEEFLDRYE, via the coding sequence ATGGCAAGATTGACAGCGGATGCGCCCTTCATCCATGCGGATTGCAGCATCAATGATGCCAGTTTCGGCGCCTATGTCGAGATCGGGCAGGGTAGCCGCATCGCCCATAGCAGTATCGGCGATTACAGCTATTGCGACCGCTTTGCCGACATTGCCAATACCACCTTGGGCAAATTCGCCAATATCGCGGCCTTTGTGCGGATCGGCGCCACCGACCACCCGATGGACAAGGCCAGCCTGCATCACTTTCACTATCGGTCCGCGTCTTACTTTGACGATGCGGCTGATGATGCCGATTGGTTCGCCCATAGGCGCAGCCGCCGCACAATGATCGGCCATGACACCTGGATCGGCCATGGCGCGCAGATCCGGCCCGAGGTGACGATCGGCCATGGCGCGGTTGTCGCGAGCGGGGCCATCGTGACCAAGGATGTGGCCCCTTACATGATCGTTGCGGGCATCCCTGCGACACCATTGCGCGCGCGGTTCAGCGATGCCATCGCCGACCGGATGATGGCGCTGGCCTGGTGGGACTGGCCGCATGACCGGCTGCGCGCGGCTTTGGATGATTTCCGCCAGCTGCGCGCCGAAGAGTTCCTCGACCGTTACGAATGA
- a CDS encoding carbon-phosphorus lyase complex subunit PhnI: MYVAVKGGERAIDNAHAWLAEERRGDPAVPDLSVAQIREQMALAVNRVMAEGSLYDPDLAALAIKQARGDLIEAIFLIRAYRTTLPRFGASHPVDTGAMACDRRVSATFKDAPGGQVLGPTFDYTHRLLDFKLAADGEAGQVAEAAPLQGPTPHIMGFLDREDLIQPEPAGAAIPPDLTREPLELPANRALRLQALTRADEGFTLGMAYSTQRGYARNHAFVAELRIGSVAVEMDIPELGFSIEIGEITLTECETVNQFQGSKTQPPQFTRGYGLVFGMSERKAISMALVDRALRWEELGEDNLGAPAQDAEFVLYHCDNIQATGFLEHIKLPHYVDFQSELELIRKLRREAAPLQEAAE, encoded by the coding sequence ATGTATGTTGCCGTCAAAGGTGGCGAACGCGCCATCGACAATGCCCATGCCTGGCTGGCCGAGGAACGGCGCGGCGATCCGGCGGTGCCGGACCTGTCGGTCGCGCAAATCCGCGAACAGATGGCGCTGGCCGTCAACCGCGTCATGGCCGAAGGCTCGCTTTATGACCCCGATCTGGCCGCTTTGGCGATCAAACAGGCGCGCGGTGATCTGATCGAGGCGATTTTCCTGATCCGCGCCTATCGCACCACGTTGCCGCGTTTTGGCGCATCGCACCCTGTCGATACCGGGGCGATGGCCTGCGACCGGCGCGTCTCGGCCACGTTCAAGGATGCGCCGGGCGGGCAGGTGCTTGGGCCGACCTTTGATTACACGCACCGTTTGCTGGATTTCAAACTTGCCGCTGATGGCGAAGCGGGGCAGGTGGCCGAAGCCGCCCCGCTGCAAGGCCCGACCCCGCATATCATGGGGTTTCTGGACCGCGAGGATCTGATCCAGCCCGAACCTGCGGGCGCGGCGATACCCCCCGATCTGACCCGCGAACCGCTGGAATTGCCCGCCAACCGCGCGCTGCGCCTGCAAGCGCTGACCCGCGCGGATGAAGGCTTTACCCTTGGCATGGCCTATTCCACGCAGCGCGGTTACGCGCGCAACCACGCCTTTGTTGCGGAATTGCGGATCGGCAGTGTCGCGGTGGAAATGGATATCCCCGAACTGGGGTTCAGCATCGAGATCGGCGAGATCACCCTGACCGAATGCGAAACCGTCAACCAGTTTCAAGGCTCCAAAACCCAGCCGCCGCAATTCACGCGGGGTTATGGTCTGGTGTTCGGCATGAGTGAACGCAAGGCGATTTCCATGGCGCTGGTCGACCGCGCCCTGCGCTGGGAAGAACTGGGCGAGGATAACCTTGGCGCGCCTGCGCAGGACGCGGAATTCGTGCTGTATCACTGCGACAATATTCAGGCGACGGGCTTTTTGGAACATATCAAGCTGCCGCATTACGTCGATTTCCAGTCCGAACTGGAATTGATCCGCAAATTGCGCCGTGAGGCGGCACCATTGCAGGAGGCTGCGGAATGA